A stretch of the Veillonella parvula DSM 2008 genome encodes the following:
- the thrS gene encoding threonine--tRNA ligase → MADVKIILPDGSAKEYAAGTTLGEAVKQLSNSLAKKVLAANVNGELTDLREELVDGSEVAFLTFEDEGGKHTLRHTASHILAQAVKRLWPEAKLAIGPAIDKGFYYDIDMEHILTPEDLGKIEKEMSRIVKENLPITKSVMPRQEAIEFFKAKNEDYKVELIQDLPEDAVISCYSQGDFIDLCAGPHVASTGKVKAFKLQSIAGAYWRGDEKNKMLQRIYGTAFEKKEELDAYLHMLEEAAKRDHRKLGKELGLFVIKEEGPGFPFFLPKGMALRNELENFWREVHHEFEYEEIRTPIILNKQLWETSGHWFHYRENMYTTIIDEEEYAIKPMNCPGGILVYQNEMHSYRDFPLRYAELGLVHRHELSGALHGLFRVRAFTQDDAHVFMLPSQMQSELMKVIELFDRIYSQFGLKYHVELSTKPDNAMGDDAIWEAATEALRNAIEAKGIPYVINPGDGAFYGPKLDYHIEDSLGRTWQCGTIQLDMNLPERFQIEYVGEDGQKHRPIMIHRACFGSMERFIGILTEHYAGAFPTWMAPVQVKILPISEKHVEYAKDLAKQMHRDYVRVEVDDRSEKIGYKIRQAQMAKVPYMLVVGDKEVEEGTVNVRKHGGDELGSVPFEEFFNSIKTEIKERN, encoded by the coding sequence ATGGCAGATGTAAAAATTATTTTACCTGATGGTAGTGCAAAGGAATACGCTGCTGGCACTACTCTTGGGGAAGCAGTAAAACAACTATCTAACAGTTTGGCTAAAAAAGTACTAGCTGCAAACGTAAATGGCGAATTAACAGACCTTCGCGAAGAACTTGTAGATGGCTCTGAAGTTGCGTTCTTAACATTCGAAGATGAAGGGGGCAAACATACTTTGCGCCATACAGCTTCTCATATCTTGGCACAAGCGGTTAAACGTTTATGGCCTGAAGCTAAATTGGCTATCGGTCCTGCTATCGATAAGGGCTTTTACTATGATATCGATATGGAACATATTTTGACTCCTGAAGATTTGGGTAAAATCGAAAAGGAAATGAGCCGTATTGTAAAAGAAAATTTACCGATTACTAAATCCGTTATGCCTCGTCAAGAAGCTATCGAATTCTTTAAAGCTAAAAATGAAGATTACAAGGTAGAATTGATTCAAGATCTTCCTGAAGATGCTGTAATCTCTTGCTACTCTCAAGGCGATTTCATCGATCTTTGTGCAGGACCTCACGTGGCATCTACTGGTAAGGTGAAAGCTTTCAAATTACAAAGCATTGCAGGTGCATACTGGCGTGGCGATGAAAAAAATAAAATGTTACAACGTATTTACGGTACAGCATTCGAGAAAAAAGAAGAACTGGATGCATACCTTCACATGCTTGAAGAGGCGGCTAAACGAGACCACCGTAAGCTTGGTAAAGAACTTGGCTTGTTTGTTATCAAAGAAGAAGGTCCTGGGTTCCCATTCTTCTTGCCAAAAGGCATGGCTCTTCGCAACGAATTAGAAAACTTCTGGCGCGAAGTTCACCATGAATTTGAATACGAAGAAATTCGTACACCAATTATCTTGAATAAACAATTGTGGGAAACATCTGGTCACTGGTTCCATTACCGCGAAAATATGTACACTACAATTATTGACGAAGAAGAATATGCAATTAAACCAATGAACTGCCCAGGCGGTATCTTGGTTTACCAAAACGAAATGCATTCCTATCGTGACTTCCCATTGCGTTACGCTGAACTTGGTCTAGTTCACCGTCATGAATTATCTGGTGCATTACACGGCTTGTTCCGGGTACGTGCTTTCACACAAGACGATGCTCACGTATTTATGTTGCCATCTCAAATGCAATCTGAGTTGATGAAAGTTATCGAATTATTCGACCGCATTTATAGTCAATTTGGCTTGAAATACCATGTGGAATTATCCACTAAACCTGACAATGCAATGGGTGATGATGCGATTTGGGAAGCCGCTACAGAAGCATTGCGTAATGCTATCGAAGCAAAAGGCATTCCATACGTAATTAACCCTGGTGATGGTGCATTCTACGGTCCTAAACTTGACTACCATATTGAAGACTCCTTGGGACGTACATGGCAATGTGGTACTATCCAATTGGATATGAACTTGCCAGAACGTTTCCAAATTGAATATGTTGGCGAAGATGGTCAAAAACATCGCCCTATTATGATTCACCGTGCATGCTTCGGATCCATGGAACGTTTTATCGGTATCTTAACTGAACACTATGCAGGTGCATTCCCAACATGGATGGCTCCTGTACAAGTTAAAATCTTGCCTATCTCTGAAAAACACGTTGAATATGCTAAGGACTTGGCAAAACAAATGCACCGCGACTATGTACGCGTGGAAGTAGACGATCGCAGCGAAAAAATCGGTTATAAAATCCGCCAAGCACAAATGGCAAAGGTTCCATACATGCTTGTGGTAGGTGATAAAGAGGTCGAAGAAGGCACAGTTAACGTTCGTAAACACGGTGGTGACGAATTGGGCTCCGTACCATTCGAAGAATTCTTCAATTCTATTAAAACTGAAATTAAAGAACGCAACTAA